One Euwallacea fornicatus isolate EFF26 chromosome 14, ASM4011564v1, whole genome shotgun sequence genomic region harbors:
- the LOC136343386 gene encoding uncharacterized protein, giving the protein MTIVSGDQNSKNYENYENCENNLVQCLIVRAVTLMNDSSAHIADNITNSPMSLNENDEELITEIFVNNSGQQIYLDSAQLDNIFNYLKTHYVIPNLLNLSELVLSEERAQGKKKKKEDREKIMFAMSLISGVIGLITVKAITLIIISLVAGKALLAAIIAFTLTSVMAMRTWKKSEYYGKH; this is encoded by the coding sequence ATGACTATAGTTAGTGGTGACCAGAACTCAAAGAATtacgaaaattatgaaaattgcgaAAACAATTTAGTGCAGTGTTTGATAGTGCGGGCAGTGACTTTGATGAACGATTCTTCGGCACATATCGCCGATAACATCACAAACTCACCCATGTCGCTCAATGAGAATGACGAAGAACTCATTAcagaaatttttgtaaataactcAGGACAGCAAATTTATTTGGATTCCGCACAACTTGACAATATcttcaattatttgaaaaccCACTATGTAATCCCAAACTTACTGAATTTATCCGAGTTGGTGCTATCTGAAGAAAGAGCTCAaggaaagaagaagaaaaaggaaGATAGGGAGAAAATAATGTTTGCCATGTCCTTGATAAGTGGAGTTATAGGTTTGATTACTGTCAAAGCTATAACTTTGATAATCATATCTTTAGTGGCAGGAAAAGCATTGTTGGCAGCCATAATTGCATTTACTTTAACATCTGTAATGGCGATGAGGACATGGAAGAAATCTGAATATTATGGCAAGCATTAG
- the LOC136343387 gene encoding uncharacterized protein — protein sequence MSLHKLNSAAVLIFVLKLSNAVKSELHFPIDYCNQIYTLACFKFEVANWLDHFEDRDDLPIVPGVSMFLSPREVKVHHETFREFPKTSTIETRADDYLRKKLDQFLSSHSMKINLRALIGEENAETGREDKYKKDDGNSGIILVTVAMLATVLTTFGMASITALAGKALITGMISFVLSIVIGVKELVGNEHSLVPRAVVVIPEGWDARGANGSELVVKEVSNISTPKLL from the coding sequence ATGAGTCtgcataaattaaattccgCTGCTGTATTGATTTTCGTTCTAAAGCTCAGCAATGCTGTTAAGAGTGAACTACACTTTCCAATTGATTATTGTAACCAAATCTATACATTGGCCTGCTTCAAATTCGAGGTAGCAAATtggctcgatcacttcgaagACCGTGATGACCTGCCCATTGTACCAGGAGTTTCCATGTTCTTGAGCCCCAGAGAAGTTAAAGTGCATCATGAAACCTTTAGAGAATTTCCTAAGACTTCCACCATTGAGACAAGAGCAGACGATTATCTAAGAAAGAAGTTAGATCAGTTCCTTTCGAGTCACTCAATGAAGATTAATTTGCGGGCGTTAATTGGTGAAGAAAATGCAGAAACTGGTAGAGAAGACAAATACAAGAAGGATGATGGCAATTCTGGAATAATTCTTGTGACAGTAGCAATGCTGGCAACTGTCTTAACAACATTTGGAATGGCAAGCATTACAGCTTTAGCAGGAAAGGCCTTGATTACTGGGATGATATCGTTTGTTCTGTCAATTGTGATTGGGGTCAAAGAATTAGTTGGAAATGAGCACTCGCTGGTTCCTCGAGCAGTAGTCGTAATTCCTGAGGGATGGGATGCCAGGGGTGCAAATGGGTCTGAGTTAGTCGTGAAAGAAGTGAGTAATATTAGTACTCCCAAATtgttataa
- the LOC136343365 gene encoding uncharacterized protein: MGLKIVVVVFVATLVDLSSAEEVQKKSDRNELEKSLLKNCEDYSLTCLKLDLASLMDKLNKNKDISVFPGVSIVRENNSDKSTTSDLVTELAREFPDDPNARLDAFLLKKVSGFLNNHSIKLNLWKAVEDGAAGTARKKDKKGGDGLGMLLAAGAMMKGMLMALALGGIAAIAGKALMTGLISLLLSAIIGLKSLAGGGGGHSTYEVVAKPVYSTSHTHSTSHEGGGWEGGYGHGRSLMDAPLPLALQPGFKPQ, from the coding sequence ATGGGTCTTAAGATTGTAGTGGTTGTTTTTGTAGCCACCCTCGTGGACTTAAGTTCAGCTGAGGAGGTTCAGAAAAAAAGTGATCGAAATgaacttgaaaaatctttgttaaaaaattgcgaaGACTATTCGCTGACATGTCTAAAATTGGATTTAGCGTCTTTGATGGATAAGTTGAATAAAAACAAGGATATCTCGGTTTTTCCAGGGGTGTCCATAGTGCGCGAAAACAACAGTGATAAATCGACAACTAGTGACTTAGTGACCGAACTGGCTCGTGAGTTTCCCGATGACCCCAACGCCAGACTGGATGcctttttgttgaaaaaagtcAGCGGATTCCTCAACAATCACTCAATCAAATTGAACCTTTGGAAAGCAGTTGAAGATGGTGCTGCAGGGACTGCTCGTAAAAAAGACAAGAAGGGCGGTGATGGCTTAGGGATGCTTCTTGCTGCCGGTGCTATGATGAAGGGCATGCTCATGGCTCTTGCCTTGGGAGGTATTGCTGCTATTGCAGGAAAAGCCCTTATGACCGGCCTCATTTCTTTGCTACTTTCCGCCATTATCGGCTTGAAATCCCTTGCTGGTGGCGGTGGTGGTCACTCTACCTACGAGGTAGTTGCCAAGCCCGTGTATTCAACATCTCACACACATTCGACCTCTCACGAAGGAGGAGGTTGGGAAGGCGGCTATGGACACGGCAGAAGCTTAATGGACGCACCTCTGCCTTTGGCTCTACAACCCGGGTTCAAACCACAATAA
- the LOC136343359 gene encoding uncharacterized protein, whose translation MFTWKSVFAVSLLVALQAVAEDAVESFSNPAPEKSDKSEYKKSLFRDCSHMYTPTCLKFEILSLVDKLNEDDDYSVIPGVSLVRENGSARSSTADIVAELARDFPNDPDARLDAFLMKKVTSYLNSHSVRLNLFDRKSYVEEARRGRGGSGGGGGKGGGGGGEGGGGMGMLMAAGAMMKGTLMALALGGIAAIAGKALMTGLISLLLSAIVGLKALTSSGHKQTTYEIVSKPIYTQSHTHSESHEHPHYGHSSYGRSFDMPLPLPLQPDYKPA comes from the exons ATGTTCACTTGGAAATCAGTGTTTGCTGTTTCCCTTCTTGTGGCCCTTCAGGCAGTCGCCGAAGATGCTGTCGAGTCCTTCTCGAATCCTGCACCCGAGAAAAGTGATAAAAGTGAATACAAAAAGTCATTATTCAGGGACTGTTCTCATATGTACACTCCTACgtgtttaaagtttgaaatccTGTCTTTGGTCGACAAACTGAATGAAGATGACGACTATAGTGTAATACCGGGAGTGTCTTTAGTGCGTGAAAATGGCAGTGCTAGATCCAGTACTGCAGATATTGTGGCAGAACTAGCCCGTGATTTTCCTAACGACCCCGATGCTCGTTTGGACGCATTCCTCATGAAGAAAGTGACCTCATACCTCAACAGCCACTCTGTGAGGCTCAACTTATTTGACCGAAAATCTTACGTGGAGGAGGCCAGACGAGGGCGCGGTGGATCAGGTGGTGGGGGTGGGAAGGGAGGAGGCGGAGGAGGCGAAGGCGGAGGAGGCATGGGCATGCTCATGGCAGCTGGAGCTATGATGAAGGGAACTTTAATGGCCTTGGCTCTAG GTGGCATCGCAGCCATAGCAGGCAAAGCCCTAATGACTGGTCTCATTTCCTTGCTGCTTTCAGCGATCGTCGGTCTCAAAGCGCTGACTAGCTCAGGAcacaaacaaacaacataCGAAATTGTATCGAAACCCATTTATACACAATCTCACACTCATTCTGAGTCTCATGAGCATCCGCACTATGGACACTCTTCCTATGGCAGGAGTTTTGACATGCCTCTACCTCTACCACTGCAGCCTGACTACAAGCCAGCATAG
- the LOC136343368 gene encoding uncharacterized protein, with protein MLKFCAILGLITCVVTYDLMEGADGVNDLKESEVSSYLRRIEDLDSIPIYGNYVVLEKTAFRGSKKMNADFVERCASFLAERELRIKFPESEARALLTGARSKKIKRVILPLLLLLKLKAAIVLPIVLSVIALVSFKGFGMSLAALAVAGTTALKNIIEHAGSKVSYEVVPAPIGHWGRSGVVVDNPEAGNY; from the exons ATGTTAAAGTTTTGTGCAATTCTCGGCTTAATTACTTGTGTTGTAACTTACGACCTCATGGAAGGTGCTGATGGAGTTAACGATCTAAAAGAATCAGAGGTATCAAGCTATTTACGAAGAATTGAGGATTTGGATTCCATTCCAATTTACGGAAACTACGTTGTATTAGAGAAGACGGCGTTTCGTGGAAGTAAGAAAATGAACGCAGATTTCGTGGAGAGATGTGCGAGTTTCCTGGCCGAGAGAGAACTACGGATAAAATTTCCTGAGAGCGAAGCAAGAGCACTGCTAACAG gcgcaagaagcaaaaaaatcaaacgagTAATCCTCCCACTCCTCCTCCTACTTAAACTGAAAGCCGCCATTGTACTACCTATAGTGCTCTCTGTAATAGCCCTAGTGTCCTTTAAAGGGTTTGGCATGAGCCTGGCAGCACTGGCTGTAGCCGGTACCACTGCCTTAAAGAACATTATAGAACATGCAGGGTCTAAAGTGTCTTACGAAGTAGTACCAGCACCCATTGGGCACTGGGGCCGATCTGGTGTTGTTGTAGATAACCCTGAAGCAGGCAATTATTAA